In the Oncorhynchus keta strain PuntledgeMale-10-30-2019 chromosome 14, Oket_V2, whole genome shotgun sequence genome, one interval contains:
- the LOC127907297 gene encoding fatty acid binding protein 1-B.1-like isoform X1 yields the protein MSFSGKYQMESHENFESFMEAVGLPDELIQEGKDLKSISEIEETGDHFKVTVTTGTKILTNSFTIGQETELESPTGGMVNAVVMREGNKLTAILNGIEYVTELTDANTLVNTMTLSGMSYKRTSKRM from the exons ATGTCTTTCTCAGGGAAATACCAGATGGAGTCACATGAGAACTTTGAGTCTTTCATGGAGGCTGTTG GTCTCCCTGATGAGCTTATCCAGGAGGGCAAAGACCTCAAGAGCATCTCTGAGATTGAGGAGACTGGAGACCACTTCAAGGTGACTGTCACCACGGGGACAAAGATCCTCACCAACTCCTTCACCATTGGCCAGGAGACGGAGCTCGAGTCGCCGACCGGGGGGATGGTCAAT GCTGTGGTGATGAGGGAAGGTAACAAGCTGACGGCCATCCTGAATGGGATCGAATATGTCACAGAACTTACAGACGCAAACACCCTCGTCAAC ACCATGACTCTGTCTGGCATGTCATACAAGAGGACCAGCAAACGAATGTGA